The genomic window GGAGGGAGAGCCCGCTCGATGGGGCTCTCCCTCTCTTTTACATGCCAGCAATCTTTTTACATTTTCTCCGGAGCCGATACTCCAATTAATGCAAGTGCGTTTTTCAATGTGGTTTTTACTGCTTTGATTAATGCCAGTCTTGCTTGCGTCCGTTCTGGGTGCAAGGTATCCAATACTTTCTCAGCGTTGTAGAAGCTGTGGAACGCAGATGCCAATTCGAAAATATAATTGGTGATTCGGTGCGGTAACCGTTTTTGTGCGGCTTCACCGACTGCTTGTGGGAATTCACCCAGCTTCTTCAAAACGTCAATTTCCTTTTCAGCTGAAATCAAGGAGAAATCTGCTGAGCTGCTCACCGTTAATCCCTGCTCTTCGCCCTGTCGTAAAATACTGCAAATCCGCGCATGAGCATATTGCGCATAATAAACAGGGTTTTCATTAGACTCGGAAACGGCTAAATCTAGGTCAAAGTCCATATGCGTATCCGCGCTTCTCATTGCAAAGAAATAACGAGTTGCATCTAAGCCTACCTCTTCCACTAGATCACGCATCGTTACCGCTTTTCCTGTCCGTTTACTCATTTTCATTTTTTCGCCGTTTTTGTATAAATGAACGAGCTGAATAATTTCTACTTCAAGTGCATCACGGTCATAGCCTAATGCTTGAATAGCTGCTTTCATACGCGGAATATAGCCGTGATGGTCAGCTCCCCAAATATTAATCAGCTTTTCAAAGCCGCGCTCCAGCTTATCCTTGTGGTACGCAATATCTGGTGTTAAGTACGTATAAGAACCGTCATTTTTGATCAAAACGCGGTCTTTATCATCGCCAAATGTGGTCGAACGGAACCATGTTGCCCCTTCTTCCTCATAAATATGGCCGTTGTCCTTTAATTTTTGTAAAGCCGTATCAATTTTTCCATTATGATATAGAGATGTTTCAGAATACCACACATCAAACGGCACACGGAATTCTTCTAGGTCAGCTTTTAGCTTTGCCATTTCAATCTTTAATCCATATTCACGGAAGAAGTTGAAGCGCTCTTTTTCGTCAGTATGAACGTATTTGTCGCCGAATTCCTCAGCAAGCTTTTTCCCAATTCCAATAATATCCTCGCCATGGTAGCCGTCAGCAGGCATTTCTTTTTCCAATCCTAATGCCTGGAAGTAACGGGCTTCAACTGAATACGCAAGATTATTAATCTGGTTTCCCGCATCATTAATATAATATTCGCGTGAAACATCGTAGCCAGCTTTCGCTAAAATATTGCACAAAGAATCCCCTACAGCCGCACCACGCGCATGCCCAAGGTGAAGGTCCCCAGTCGGATTGGCAGATACAAACTCAACCTGAACCTTTTGATTTCCTCCGACATTCGTTTCCCCGTACCCATCGCCTGCTTCAAGTACAGCAGGAATTAAGTTCGTTAAATAGCTGTTGTCCATGTAAAAATTAATAAATCCTGGACCTGCAATCTCCATTTTTTCAATTGAGGCTTGCGATTTATCAAAATTTGCAATCAGGGCCTCCGCAATCATTTTCGGCGCCTTTTTCGCTACGCGTGCAAGCTGCATCGCCATATTCGTGGAATAATCCCCATGTGCCTTTTCCTTCGGCGTTTCCAAAATAACGTTTGGAATTTGTTCTTCAGTCGCTAAATTCGCTTTGATGACAGCTGCTTTTATTTCCTGTTTCAGCTTTTCTTGCATTTGTTCTACACTGTTCAACTTTCTTCCTCCTCTTGGAAATGAATAGATAAATGATATGTACCTGTGCTAGCGCCTTGCATTTTCATTTCATATAAAAGATCGATAGACCCGGTCCCCGTTTGCTCGTCAAACTGGTGATCCAGCCTTTTTGTCATCGTATCGATTTCAAACACGCCATAAGGTGTATGGTAGCTTCCTTTAAGCCTTTTATTCATGATAAAAGGGAGCCTCATTTTCACTGCACCGCTTCGCAATATAAGACCTTCTTTATCAGATACTTTGATAATCGTTTTTGCCATTCCTTCTTCCATGGCTTCTTCATATTGAAGAAAGCGGGCATTTTCTTTTATATAGTATCGACCAAATGCGATGAGTTCAAAAGTATCTTTGCTTTGCCCATCCCGAATATCTGTCTTCACGTTAATTTTAACAGGCATTTGCTCCGCTGGTCTAGTAGACAACGGCCACACATCCTTTTCGTAACATTATAGTAGACTTTTGCAAAAGGTTCTACTTTTCCCTGTATGAAGGCTTGGTGATAAGTCTTATGCATACCTGCTCTCTACGTTATTCGTCCCGAATAAAACCCGTTTGCATGCATGCATAAGACTTAATATAGCCTATTTTAAAAATGGAAAAAACGGAGACCCCTGTCTCCGTCATCGTTTTTTAAAAAAGCGCCGCCACTTTTCTTATTTCACCCAGCCCAAAATCATTTCCCGAATAAGCTTGCTTGCTGTGTTAGCTGTTTGCTCGGACGGGTCGTAGATAGGTGCAACCTCTACAAGATCGCAGCCCACCACTTTTACATTAGAGCGGGCAATTTCATGAATGGAAGCTAAAAGCTCCTTCGAAGTAATGCCTCCTGCGTCCACAGTGCCAGTTCCCGGAGCATGTGCAGGGTCAAGCACATCAATATCGATTGTTACATATACCGGACGTCCCGCAAGCTTTGGCAGGATTGCTTTTAACGGCTCTAACACATCAAATTTCGAAATGTGCATGCCGACTTCTTTTGCCCATTGGAATTCTTCCTTCATACCGGAACGGATGCCAAAGGAAAATATATTTTGAGGCCCGATTAGATCACATGCTTTGCGGATTGGCGTTGAGTGGGATAATGGCTCCCCTTCGTAATTCTCACGCAGATCCGTATGTGCATCCATATGAATAATTGCTAAATCGGGATATTTTTTATACATTGCTTTAAAAACCGGCCATGAAACTAAATGCTCTCCACCCATGCCAATCGGGAATTTTCCCTCTGCTAAAAGCTGGTCAATAAATTCCTCAATTAAATCCAAGCTTTTTTGCGGATTTCCGAATGGAAGCGGAATATCACCGGCATCATAGTATTTCACTTCTTCTAATTCGCGCTCTAAATAAGGGCTATATTCCTCGAGCCCAATAGACACCTCACGAATGCGGGCAGGGCCAAAACGGGAACCCGGACGGTAACTGACGGTCCAGTCCATCGGCATTCCGTAAATGACCGCTTCACTTTCCTCGTAATTCGGATGGCTTTTTATAAAAACATTGCCAGAGTATGCTTCATCAAAACGCACCACTGTCATCCCTCGTTCGTATTTAATTTGGGGTCACTAGCCCCTTGATCGTGCTAAAATCAGCGATATTTTTGAATGATCGCTGAATCCCATGTGCTTTTTTATCTAGACTTTTGTTAATGAATTTTGTTGGCGATCAAACCGCCTTATGCATACCTGCTCTCTACGTTATTCGTCCCGAATAAAACCCGTTCGCATGCATGCATAAGCCTGGTATCAACAAATAATCGCTAAAATACTTTATCTGAAAAACAGTTTATCAGCTAAATTTACTCATTTATCAGCCAGATTACCTGTTTTGTCAGCCAATTTTTCAGTTTATCAGCCAATTTGACGGTTTTGTCAGCCAATTTTTCGATTTGTCAGCCAATCGGCATTTTGCTGCCAATTAACATACTTCTAAAATTAGAATTTACTCCACTAAATCCTTCACAAATTTCGGCAATACAAAAGCAGCCTGATGAAGTTCTTTCGTATAATATTTTGTTTCGATTTCATGGAAACGCTCTTCACTTACCTCTAGTGGATCATACTTTTTAGAACCGATAGTAAATGCCCATAATCCGCTTGGATACGTAGGGATGTTTGCCACATAAAGACGTGTAATCGGGAAAATTTCCTTAACGTCCTTTTGAACACTGCGAATTAAATCAGCTTTAAACCAAGGGTTGTCTGATTGCGCA from Bacillus sp. DTU_2020_1000418_1_SI_GHA_SEK_038 includes these protein-coding regions:
- the argS gene encoding arginine--tRNA ligase yields the protein MNSVEQMQEKLKQEIKAAVIKANLATEEQIPNVILETPKEKAHGDYSTNMAMQLARVAKKAPKMIAEALIANFDKSQASIEKMEIAGPGFINFYMDNSYLTNLIPAVLEAGDGYGETNVGGNQKVQVEFVSANPTGDLHLGHARGAAVGDSLCNILAKAGYDVSREYYINDAGNQINNLAYSVEARYFQALGLEKEMPADGYHGEDIIGIGKKLAEEFGDKYVHTDEKERFNFFREYGLKIEMAKLKADLEEFRVPFDVWYSETSLYHNGKIDTALQKLKDNGHIYEEEGATWFRSTTFGDDKDRVLIKNDGSYTYLTPDIAYHKDKLERGFEKLINIWGADHHGYIPRMKAAIQALGYDRDALEVEIIQLVHLYKNGEKMKMSKRTGKAVTMRDLVEEVGLDATRYFFAMRSADTHMDFDLDLAVSESNENPVYYAQYAHARICSILRQGEEQGLTVSSSADFSLISAEKEIDVLKKLGEFPQAVGEAAQKRLPHRITNYIFELASAFHSFYNAEKVLDTLHPERTQARLALIKAVKTTLKNALALIGVSAPEKM
- a CDS encoding DUF1934 domain-containing protein, producing MSTRPAEQMPVKINVKTDIRDGQSKDTFELIAFGRYYIKENARFLQYEEAMEEGMAKTIIKVSDKEGLILRSGAVKMRLPFIMNKRLKGSYHTPYGVFEIDTMTKRLDHQFDEQTGTGSIDLLYEMKMQGASTGTYHLSIHFQEEEES
- the speB gene encoding agmatinase: MRFDEAYSGNVFIKSHPNYEESEAVIYGMPMDWTVSYRPGSRFGPARIREVSIGLEEYSPYLERELEEVKYYDAGDIPLPFGNPQKSLDLIEEFIDQLLAEGKFPIGMGGEHLVSWPVFKAMYKKYPDLAIIHMDAHTDLRENYEGEPLSHSTPIRKACDLIGPQNIFSFGIRSGMKEEFQWAKEVGMHISKFDVLEPLKAILPKLAGRPVYVTIDIDVLDPAHAPGTGTVDAGGITSKELLASIHEIARSNVKVVGCDLVEVAPIYDPSEQTANTASKLIREMILGWVK